Proteins encoded by one window of Mycteria americana isolate JAX WOST 10 ecotype Jacksonville Zoo and Gardens chromosome 26, USCA_MyAme_1.0, whole genome shotgun sequence:
- the MYL6 gene encoding myosin light polypeptide 6 isoform X1, with translation MCDFSEEQTAEFKEAFQLFDRTGDGKILYSQCGDVMRALGQNPTNAEVMKVLGNPKSDEMNLKTLNFEQFLPMMQTIAKNKDQGCFEDYVEGLRVFDKEGNGTVMGAEIRHVLVTLGEKMTEEEVEQLVAGHEDSNGCINYEELVRMVLSG, from the exons ATg TGCGACTTCTCGGAGGAGCAGACTGCGG AGTTCAAGGAGGCGTTCCAGCTCTTCGACCGCACCGGGGACGGGAAGATCCTGTACAGCCAGTGCGGGGACGTGATGCGGGCGCTGGGCCAGAACCCCACCAACGCCGAGGTCATGAAGGTGCTGGGCAACCCCAAGAGCGATG AGATGAACCTGAAGACGCTGAACTTCGAGCAGTTCCTGCCCATGATGCAGACCATCGCCAAGAACAAGGACCAGGGCTGCTTCGAGGACTACGTGGAGGGGCTGCGGGTCTTCGACAAGGAGGGCAACGGCACCGTCATGGGGGCCGAGATCCGCCACGTCCTCGTCACCCTGG GCGAGAAGATgacggaggaggaggtggagcagcTGGTGGCCGGGCACGAGGACAGCAACGGCTGCATCAACTACGAAG AGCTGGTCCGGATGGTGCTGAGCGGCTGA
- the MYL6 gene encoding myosin light polypeptide 6 isoform X2, translated as MCDFSEEQTAEFKEAFQLFDRTGDGKILYSQCGDVMRALGQNPTNAEVMKVLGNPKSDEMNLKTLNFEQFLPMMQTIAKNKDQGCFEDYVEGLRVFDKEGNGTVMGAEIRHVLVTLGEKMTEEEVEQLVAGHEDSNGCINYEAFVRHILSG; from the exons ATg TGCGACTTCTCGGAGGAGCAGACTGCGG AGTTCAAGGAGGCGTTCCAGCTCTTCGACCGCACCGGGGACGGGAAGATCCTGTACAGCCAGTGCGGGGACGTGATGCGGGCGCTGGGCCAGAACCCCACCAACGCCGAGGTCATGAAGGTGCTGGGCAACCCCAAGAGCGATG AGATGAACCTGAAGACGCTGAACTTCGAGCAGTTCCTGCCCATGATGCAGACCATCGCCAAGAACAAGGACCAGGGCTGCTTCGAGGACTACGTGGAGGGGCTGCGGGTCTTCGACAAGGAGGGCAACGGCACCGTCATGGGGGCCGAGATCCGCCACGTCCTCGTCACCCTGG GCGAGAAGATgacggaggaggaggtggagcagcTGGTGGCCGGGCACGAGGACAGCAACGGCTGCATCAACTACGAAG cgTTTGTGAGACACATCTTGTCAGGGTGA
- the ESYT1 gene encoding extended synaptotagmin-1 isoform X1, whose translation MERRGAGLAALGALGRRLLWALPAYAAGLLGLGAGALVLALALYAGWRRRRRARERGLRLAARLQRDEEAAVRAAAAAGLGAARGELPAWVSFPDVERAEWLNKVLAQAWPFFGQYMEKLLVENVAPSIRASNSHLQTFTFTKVDMGEKPLRILGVRAHPGTHKKQILLDLNISYVGDVQIDVEVKKFFCKAGVKGMQLHGMLRIILEPLLGDVPIVGALTMFFIRRPTLDINWTGMTNLLDIPGLSSMSDTMIMDAIASYLVLPNRLLVPLVPNLHEAAQLRCPLPRGVVRVHLRGARDLRSKDRFMGGLVEGKSDPYAVLRVGTQVVTSRVIDNNLNPTWDEVYEFIVHEVPGQEMEVELFDKDPDQDDLLGRMKLDLGEVLKARVLEEWFPLQEGDRGRLHLRLEWLSLMSDTCKLDEVLERNRTIVAKPDPPSAAILVVYLDRAEELPTKKPGKEPNPMVQVSVQDVTRESKVVYNTSAPVWEDAFRFFLHDPINQDVDIQVKDDPRQSSLGSLSLPLARLLDAPELTLDQPFQLQHSGPGSRLYMKLVLRVLFLDAPESSGPAPTPPGQPDPAASPGGTHQPTHASPDPQFGTEHVLRIHLLEAENLIAKDNFFKGVVRGRSDPYAKVRVAGRVFRSRVIKEDLNPRWNEVYEVIVDNVPGQDVEFDLFDKDIDKDDFLGRCKVPLRQTLSSRIVDKWLPLEEVKSGRLHVRLESLAPRPSAALLEQVLHTNSLLQPARGEELSAALLSVFVDRAAALPLRKGSKPPAAFASLAVRDVSVKTKTCAPTAEPVWDEGFSFLIKRPHVESLELQVKEEGGQPLGALSLPLPQLLASEGLALDGWFPLAGGGPGSQILLRAQLGVLVSQQVEVGASSVSLDGGDAAPQPAEVPGEEEHGAGGLRQRLVPAESHPEPAEGPLGRLQLTLWYHGDERKLVAIVHACRKLRPVSKELPDPYVSLVLLPDRSRSTKRKTSVQKKTLNPDFNERFEWDISLEEASRRKLEAHVKSTLSFMSREKEALGKLHLDLAQVDLSEGGPHWYELRDERSSP comes from the exons atggagcggcggggcgcggggctggcggcgctgggcgcGCTGGGCCGGCGGCTGCTCTGGGCGCTGCCCGCCTACGCcgcggggctgctggggctgggcgcGGGCGCGCTGGTGCTGGCGCTGGCGCTCTAcgccggctggcggcggcggcggcgcgcccgGGAGCGTGGGCTGCGGCTGGCCGCCCGCCTGCAGCGCGACGAGGAGGCCGCcgtgcgcgccgccgccgccgccgggctgggcgCGGCCCGCGGGGAGCTGCCGGCATGG GTGAGCTTCCCGGATGTGGAGAGGGCAGAATGGCTGAACAAG GTCCTGGCCCAGGCCTGGCCCTTCTTCGGGCAGTACATGGAGAAGCTGCTGGTGGAGAACGTGGCCCCGTCCATCCGGGCCTCCAACAGCCACCTCCAGACCTTCACCTTCACCAAGGTGGACATGGGCGAGAAG cctctCCGGATCCTGGGGGTCAGGGCTCACCCCGGCACCCACAAGAAGCAGATCCTGCTGGACCTCAACATCAG CTACGTGGGTGACGTCCAGATCGACGTGGAGGTGAAGAAGTTCTTCTGCAAGGCAGGGGTGAAGGGCATGCAG CTCCACGGCATGCTGCGGATCATCCTGGAGCCCCTCCTCGGGGACGTGCCCATCGTGGGGGCCCTCACCATGTTCTTCATCCGGCGCCCG accttgGACATCAACTGGACGGGGATGACCAACCTGCTGGACATCCCGGGGCTCAG ctccatgTCGGACACGATGATCATGGACGCCATCGCCTCCTACCTCGTCCTGCCCAACCGCCTCCTGGTCCCGCTGGTGCCCAACCTGCACGAGGCCGCCCAGCTccgctgccccctgccccgg GGCGTCGTGCGGGTGCACCTCCGGGGCGCCCGGGACCTGCGGTCGAAGGACCGGTTCATGGGGGGGCTGGTGGAGGGCAAGTCGGACCCCTACGCCGTCCTGCGCGTCGGCACCCAGGTCGTCACCAGCCGCGTCATCGACAACAACCTCAACCCCACCTGGGACGAGGTCTACGAg TTCATCGTGCACGAGGTGCCGGGGCAGGAGATGGAGGTGGAGCTGTTCGACAAGGACCCCGACCAGGACGATCTCCTGGGCAG GATGAAGCTGGATTTAGGGGAGGTGCTGAAGGCCcgggtgctggaggag TGGTTCCCGCTGCAGGAGGGGGACCGGGGGCGGCTCCACCTGCGCCTGGAGTGGCTCTCGCTCATGTCCGACACCTGCAAACTGGACGAG GTTTTGGAGAGGAACCGGACAATCGTGGCCAAACCCGATCCCCCATCAGCCGCTATCCTGGTCGTGTACCTGGACCGGGCTGAGGAGCTGCCC ACAAAGAAGCCGGGCAAGGAGCCCAACCCCATGGTGCAGGTCTCGGTGCAGGACGTCACACGGGAGAGCAAG GTGGTCTATAACACGTCTGCTCCCGTCTGGGAAGATGCTTTCCGCTTCTTCCTGCACGACCCCATAAACCAGGACGTGGACATCCAG gtGAAGGACGACCCCCGCCAGAGCAGCCTGGGCTCCCTCTCGCTGCCCCTCGCCCGCCTGCTCGATGCCCCGGAGCTGACGCTGGACCAGCCCTTCCAGCTCCAGCACTCGGGGCCCGGCAGCCGCCTCTACATGAAGCTGGTCCTGCGG GTGCTCTTCCTCGATGCCCCCGAGAGCAgcggccccgctcccacccccccAGGGCAGCCGGACCCCGCGGCCAGCCCCGGCGGCACCCACCAGCCCACCCACGCCAGCCCCGACCCCCAGTTCGGCACCGAG cacgTGCTGCGGATCCACCTCCTGGAGGCCGAGAACCTCATCGCCAAAGACAACTTCTTCAAGGGGGTGGTGCGGGGCCGCTCCGACCCCTACGCCAAGGTGCGGGTGGCCGGGAGGGTCTTCCGCAGCCGCGTCATCAAGGAGGACCTCAACCCCCGCTGGAACGAGGTCTACGAG gtgATCGTGGACAACGTCCCGGGGCAGGACGTGGAGTTCGACCTCTTCGACAAGGACATCGACAAGGACGACTTCCTGGgccg GTGCAAGGTGCCGCTGAGGCAGACGCTGAGCAGCCGCATCGTGGACAAG TGGCTGCCCCTGGAGGAGGTGAAGTCGGGGCGGCTGCACGTGCGGCTGGAGAGCCtggccccccgccccagcgccgccCTCCTCGAGCAG gtCCTGCACACCAACAGCCTCCTGCAGCCCGCCCGGGGCGAGGAGCTCTCGGCCGCTCTCCTCTCCGTCTTCGTGGACCGAGCTGCCGCCCTCCCG ctccgGAAGGGCTCCAAGCCGCCCGCCGCCTTCGCCAGCCTGGCCGTGCGTGACGTCTCCGTCAAGACCAAG ACCTGTGCCCCAACTGCCGAGCCCGTGTGGGATGAAGGCTTCTCCTTCCTCATCAAGCGGCCCCACGTGGAGTCGCTGGAGCTGCAG gtgaaggaggagggggggcagcccctgggcgccctcagcctgcccctgccccagctcctggcctCCGAGGGGCTGGCGCTGGACGGCTGGTTCCCGCtggccggggggggccccggcaGCCAGATCCTGCTGCGGGCGCAGCTGGGG GTCCTGGTGTCGCAGCAGGTGGAGGTGGGTGCCAGCAGCGTGTCCCTGGACGGGGGGgacgctgccccccagcccgcgGAGGTGCCGGGGGAGGAGGAgcacggggccggggggctgcgccagCGCCTGGTCCCGGCTGAGAG CCACCCGGAGCCGGCGGAGGGTCCCCTGGGCCGGCTGCAGCTCACGCTCTGGTACCACGGGGACGAGCGCAAGCTGGTGGCCATCGTCCACGCCTGCAG gaagcTGAGGCCGGTGTCGAAGGAGCTGCCCGACCCCTACGTGTCCCTGGTGCTGCTCCCCGACCGCAGCCGCAGCACCAAGAGGAAGACCAGCGTGCAGAAGAAGACCCTCAACCCCGACTTCAAcgagag GTTCGAGTGGGACATATCCCTTGAGGAAGCCTCTCGGCGCAAGCTGGAAGCCCACGTCAAATCCACCCTGTCCTTCATGTCGCGGGAGAAGGAGGCGCTGGGGAAG CTGCATCTGGACCTGGCGCAGGTGGATCTGTCCGAGGGGGGACCCCACTG GTACGAGCTGCGGGACGAGCGGAGCAGCCCCTAG
- the ESYT1 gene encoding extended synaptotagmin-1 isoform X2 has protein sequence MERRGAGLAALGALGRRLLWALPAYAAGLLGLGAGALVLALALYAGLGAARGELPAWVSFPDVERAEWLNKVLAQAWPFFGQYMEKLLVENVAPSIRASNSHLQTFTFTKVDMGEKPLRILGVRAHPGTHKKQILLDLNISYVGDVQIDVEVKKFFCKAGVKGMQLHGMLRIILEPLLGDVPIVGALTMFFIRRPTLDINWTGMTNLLDIPGLSSMSDTMIMDAIASYLVLPNRLLVPLVPNLHEAAQLRCPLPRGVVRVHLRGARDLRSKDRFMGGLVEGKSDPYAVLRVGTQVVTSRVIDNNLNPTWDEVYEFIVHEVPGQEMEVELFDKDPDQDDLLGRMKLDLGEVLKARVLEEWFPLQEGDRGRLHLRLEWLSLMSDTCKLDEVLERNRTIVAKPDPPSAAILVVYLDRAEELPTKKPGKEPNPMVQVSVQDVTRESKVVYNTSAPVWEDAFRFFLHDPINQDVDIQVKDDPRQSSLGSLSLPLARLLDAPELTLDQPFQLQHSGPGSRLYMKLVLRVLFLDAPESSGPAPTPPGQPDPAASPGGTHQPTHASPDPQFGTEHVLRIHLLEAENLIAKDNFFKGVVRGRSDPYAKVRVAGRVFRSRVIKEDLNPRWNEVYEVIVDNVPGQDVEFDLFDKDIDKDDFLGRCKVPLRQTLSSRIVDKWLPLEEVKSGRLHVRLESLAPRPSAALLEQVLHTNSLLQPARGEELSAALLSVFVDRAAALPLRKGSKPPAAFASLAVRDVSVKTKTCAPTAEPVWDEGFSFLIKRPHVESLELQVKEEGGQPLGALSLPLPQLLASEGLALDGWFPLAGGGPGSQILLRAQLGVLVSQQVEVGASSVSLDGGDAAPQPAEVPGEEEHGAGGLRQRLVPAESHPEPAEGPLGRLQLTLWYHGDERKLVAIVHACRKLRPVSKELPDPYVSLVLLPDRSRSTKRKTSVQKKTLNPDFNERFEWDISLEEASRRKLEAHVKSTLSFMSREKEALGKLHLDLAQVDLSEGGPHWYELRDERSSP, from the exons atggagcggcggggcgcggggctggcggcgctgggcgcGCTGGGCCGGCGGCTGCTCTGGGCGCTGCCCGCCTACGCcgcggggctgctggggctgggcgcGGGCGCGCTGGTGCTGGCGCTGGCGCTCTA cgccgggctgggcgCGGCCCGCGGGGAGCTGCCGGCATGG GTGAGCTTCCCGGATGTGGAGAGGGCAGAATGGCTGAACAAG GTCCTGGCCCAGGCCTGGCCCTTCTTCGGGCAGTACATGGAGAAGCTGCTGGTGGAGAACGTGGCCCCGTCCATCCGGGCCTCCAACAGCCACCTCCAGACCTTCACCTTCACCAAGGTGGACATGGGCGAGAAG cctctCCGGATCCTGGGGGTCAGGGCTCACCCCGGCACCCACAAGAAGCAGATCCTGCTGGACCTCAACATCAG CTACGTGGGTGACGTCCAGATCGACGTGGAGGTGAAGAAGTTCTTCTGCAAGGCAGGGGTGAAGGGCATGCAG CTCCACGGCATGCTGCGGATCATCCTGGAGCCCCTCCTCGGGGACGTGCCCATCGTGGGGGCCCTCACCATGTTCTTCATCCGGCGCCCG accttgGACATCAACTGGACGGGGATGACCAACCTGCTGGACATCCCGGGGCTCAG ctccatgTCGGACACGATGATCATGGACGCCATCGCCTCCTACCTCGTCCTGCCCAACCGCCTCCTGGTCCCGCTGGTGCCCAACCTGCACGAGGCCGCCCAGCTccgctgccccctgccccgg GGCGTCGTGCGGGTGCACCTCCGGGGCGCCCGGGACCTGCGGTCGAAGGACCGGTTCATGGGGGGGCTGGTGGAGGGCAAGTCGGACCCCTACGCCGTCCTGCGCGTCGGCACCCAGGTCGTCACCAGCCGCGTCATCGACAACAACCTCAACCCCACCTGGGACGAGGTCTACGAg TTCATCGTGCACGAGGTGCCGGGGCAGGAGATGGAGGTGGAGCTGTTCGACAAGGACCCCGACCAGGACGATCTCCTGGGCAG GATGAAGCTGGATTTAGGGGAGGTGCTGAAGGCCcgggtgctggaggag TGGTTCCCGCTGCAGGAGGGGGACCGGGGGCGGCTCCACCTGCGCCTGGAGTGGCTCTCGCTCATGTCCGACACCTGCAAACTGGACGAG GTTTTGGAGAGGAACCGGACAATCGTGGCCAAACCCGATCCCCCATCAGCCGCTATCCTGGTCGTGTACCTGGACCGGGCTGAGGAGCTGCCC ACAAAGAAGCCGGGCAAGGAGCCCAACCCCATGGTGCAGGTCTCGGTGCAGGACGTCACACGGGAGAGCAAG GTGGTCTATAACACGTCTGCTCCCGTCTGGGAAGATGCTTTCCGCTTCTTCCTGCACGACCCCATAAACCAGGACGTGGACATCCAG gtGAAGGACGACCCCCGCCAGAGCAGCCTGGGCTCCCTCTCGCTGCCCCTCGCCCGCCTGCTCGATGCCCCGGAGCTGACGCTGGACCAGCCCTTCCAGCTCCAGCACTCGGGGCCCGGCAGCCGCCTCTACATGAAGCTGGTCCTGCGG GTGCTCTTCCTCGATGCCCCCGAGAGCAgcggccccgctcccacccccccAGGGCAGCCGGACCCCGCGGCCAGCCCCGGCGGCACCCACCAGCCCACCCACGCCAGCCCCGACCCCCAGTTCGGCACCGAG cacgTGCTGCGGATCCACCTCCTGGAGGCCGAGAACCTCATCGCCAAAGACAACTTCTTCAAGGGGGTGGTGCGGGGCCGCTCCGACCCCTACGCCAAGGTGCGGGTGGCCGGGAGGGTCTTCCGCAGCCGCGTCATCAAGGAGGACCTCAACCCCCGCTGGAACGAGGTCTACGAG gtgATCGTGGACAACGTCCCGGGGCAGGACGTGGAGTTCGACCTCTTCGACAAGGACATCGACAAGGACGACTTCCTGGgccg GTGCAAGGTGCCGCTGAGGCAGACGCTGAGCAGCCGCATCGTGGACAAG TGGCTGCCCCTGGAGGAGGTGAAGTCGGGGCGGCTGCACGTGCGGCTGGAGAGCCtggccccccgccccagcgccgccCTCCTCGAGCAG gtCCTGCACACCAACAGCCTCCTGCAGCCCGCCCGGGGCGAGGAGCTCTCGGCCGCTCTCCTCTCCGTCTTCGTGGACCGAGCTGCCGCCCTCCCG ctccgGAAGGGCTCCAAGCCGCCCGCCGCCTTCGCCAGCCTGGCCGTGCGTGACGTCTCCGTCAAGACCAAG ACCTGTGCCCCAACTGCCGAGCCCGTGTGGGATGAAGGCTTCTCCTTCCTCATCAAGCGGCCCCACGTGGAGTCGCTGGAGCTGCAG gtgaaggaggagggggggcagcccctgggcgccctcagcctgcccctgccccagctcctggcctCCGAGGGGCTGGCGCTGGACGGCTGGTTCCCGCtggccggggggggccccggcaGCCAGATCCTGCTGCGGGCGCAGCTGGGG GTCCTGGTGTCGCAGCAGGTGGAGGTGGGTGCCAGCAGCGTGTCCCTGGACGGGGGGgacgctgccccccagcccgcgGAGGTGCCGGGGGAGGAGGAgcacggggccggggggctgcgccagCGCCTGGTCCCGGCTGAGAG CCACCCGGAGCCGGCGGAGGGTCCCCTGGGCCGGCTGCAGCTCACGCTCTGGTACCACGGGGACGAGCGCAAGCTGGTGGCCATCGTCCACGCCTGCAG gaagcTGAGGCCGGTGTCGAAGGAGCTGCCCGACCCCTACGTGTCCCTGGTGCTGCTCCCCGACCGCAGCCGCAGCACCAAGAGGAAGACCAGCGTGCAGAAGAAGACCCTCAACCCCGACTTCAAcgagag GTTCGAGTGGGACATATCCCTTGAGGAAGCCTCTCGGCGCAAGCTGGAAGCCCACGTCAAATCCACCCTGTCCTTCATGTCGCGGGAGAAGGAGGCGCTGGGGAAG CTGCATCTGGACCTGGCGCAGGTGGATCTGTCCGAGGGGGGACCCCACTG GTACGAGCTGCGGGACGAGCGGAGCAGCCCCTAG